The DNA region GGGCCGCGAGCGCAAGCCCGTGGCGCCGGTTTCCAGCCAGCCGCTGGTGCAGGTCGAAACCCGCCGCTGATCCGCCCGACCAGGCTGGTCAGCCCTAAGCCCCGAGGCCCGGACCACCCGTCCGGCCTCGGGGTTTTTTATTGGGCGGCGTGGGCCGCCGGCCAGCCATTGGCGGGTGACCTGAGTGTGCCCGGTGGCTACGTAGCCCCAATCCAGCCATGGACGCCCTATCCGTGCTCTCCACAAACCGCGGGCATAAAAAAACCCTGGCGCATGGCCAGGGTTTTAAGACTTCAGACTTCGGATACTTCATGCGCCGGCCGGCGCCGGCATATTGCCGCCTGGCGGCCCGGCCGGCCCGTGGAAGGCCGACGGGAGACCGCCGGGGGCAACGGTCAGAACAGGTAGGTGTACGTCACCTGGGTCACGTCCAGGCCCGGATTCGGGCGCTTGATGCTGGCGTTCGAGAAGTGCGAATAGCGCAGGCTCACGCGGTTGTGCTGGTCGAACTGGAAGCCCAGGCCGATGTGGTCGCCGAACTGGAAGGCCGTGCTGATGGTCTCGCCGGCGAACTTGGTGTGATTGAACACCGTGGCGCCCACGCCGCCTTCGAAGAAGAAGCGGTCGGACACCCACCAGCGGAACATCGGGATGGCGTTCACCTGCCAGGCATTCGAGGGATGGCCGCCGCCGCTATGCGCCCACCAGTAGGCGGCGCCGAGTTCGCCGGTCAGGTCCAGGCGGCCCAGGCTGCCGCTGATCTGCCACAGCGGCGCCGTTTCGTAGTTGATCGCGGTGCGGTTGTACTTGTCGCCGATACCGCCCTGCACGCTGACGCCGCCTTTGTCCTGGGCTTGCGCGGCCGGAACGGCGCACGCCATCGCCAGGGCCGCCAACGCGCCCGCTACCAAGCTCTTTTTATAACCACTCTGCATGGGGAACACTCCAACTAGCTACATTTTTCAAGGTATAGACGCGCTGTAACTTATCAGAAAAAATCAACAGCGGCCATGAGACCGGGGAATCGCCCGGCCCGCCTGGGCAAGAAAGCCACGAAATACAGTTTTCGAAAATCGGCACCAATCCGCCGGCATGGCCTTGTTGACTTTCTCGCGCCGCGCCCTTAGCACGCGGCGTGCCCGGCGGACGCGAGCAAGCATCCGCCTCAGGCGGTCAGGACTTCGGCGGGCT from Bordetella genomosp. 10 includes:
- a CDS encoding acyloxyacyl hydrolase, yielding MQSGYKKSLVAGALAALAMACAVPAAQAQDKGGVSVQGGIGDKYNRTAINYETAPLWQISGSLGRLDLTGELGAAYWWAHSGGGHPSNAWQVNAIPMFRWWVSDRFFFEGGVGATVFNHTKFAGETISTAFQFGDHIGLGFQFDQHNRVSLRYSHFSNASIKRPNPGLDVTQVTYTYLF